The genomic region CCAAAACGGTAACTAAGCGTGGCTTTGCCACTGAGGAGTCTTCTTCCTTGGTCATATCCTTCTGGCTGCCACTCCTCTTAGCCCTACAATACTTTAACCACTCCTGTTGGTTCTCTTCCATATGGGAAAGTATTTTGTCTGATTCTTCAGACTGGATGGTGACTGATGAGGAAGTGCCTTGCTTGTTGAAGTCCAAAACCGCATCAAATTCCCTTTGCTCCCATTCCTGAGACTGGCGTAAAGAGTTGATGAAGTCAAGTCTTGTTTTATTTAACCGGAATTTACTTCTTAAATGTTTGTCATCTGATATCCAATTGGTCTCTAAACTGGATTCAATGTTGTCTTTATCTACTGAAGGTGCCTCATTTTCACCCATAACATCCTCATCATCACCCATAACATTCTCATCAGCCATAACATCCTCATAATCTTGCAAACCTGCAATCTGTCTCATCTCTGTGGCATACTGTGTGTTATAAGGGTGAACATTAGTGTTTGAGCGGACAGGGGTATCGGTTTGTTTGCTTTTTAGGACATCTGAAGACATAGGGTCAATATCTGTTTGTCCTTCTTCCCAGTTGTACTGTCCTCTGCTGTCCTCATTCGTGGAGACATTCACAATCATGGCAGGTTTCTGGCTGTTTGGCTGGGGCTGAGTAAAACTGTGCACTGAAAAGTTCTGAGGAGCTGCTGTAGGTTCACTGCTCGCTGGAATACTCAGACGGGTGGACTGTAGGATGAGCTCACTTAAATCAGGACGCAAGCAAGTCTCTCTTTCTAAAGCAATTTCACTAAAGTTCCCAGCTAATGTTGTTTCATTGGACAGGACTTCCGGGTGGATTGATGGCACAGAGAAGGCAGCTTTCTCTGTTAAAGAACAGTGGGTGTTGGGAAACGAGTAAGAGAAACTATGCAGCGCATGGCGACTTGAATGAGCATGCAGGTCTGGTTCAACAGCGGAAAGTCGCGTATTTGAATATGGATCGTCATCGCTTCTTTCCTTTAAAGAAGATGAGGGAGTGTTGAGAGGTGTGCTAGTGGCGATTGGGTTCTTGCGAGGATCAGCCAATAATTGAGAGAACCGATTATCAATGGCTTCCAGATTATTTGGTTTGTTATTGTTGCTGGATTTATGCAGATTGTGCAACCCAGTAGCAGCCCTAGCTTTATAGAGACTAAGACTTGGTTCATGATGATCCTTTTCATTTTCAATGAGCGTAAGACCACTATCGAGGTTGGGACTGTTGGTGTCTTTCGCATCGGGCAACAAAACAGTGTTAGGTGTGTGATGGTCACAAGAAAATCCTGGAACGAAAGGTGGCTCGTCTTCTGTAGGAGTTGGGCATCTGCCGTAACCTTCCCCAGTGCCGAGGGGTTTGCTGACCCCATCGTCATCACAGATGGCCAAGGAGGCACTGCAGATGTCAGGAATGGGGATGGAACCATACAGCACCTCATCCACAGTTGGGCATCGACTGACAGATTCTGTTCCCTTTGAAAATATTTTTGCTAGcagttcacctgataacacaTTAGCACTATCACAGACTGTGATCAATGTCTCTTTCTGACTTGGGGGAGAATCATGCACCTCTGTGTAATTGATATCCTGGCTATTCTTCTCTACTCCAATAAATGGTATTTCTACTCCAATAAATGGAATTTCTACCTGACCTTGCGCCATCTCTGATGCCTCACCTATTGAATGTAGAACATCTGTGTGTGCGATGTCTTCACTGGGAATCAGTGGTATTTCTACCTGACCTGTCAGTCTTTCTAATGTCTCGTCTTGAGAATGTTGGGACCCTGGCGGGAATGTTGTGGAACTTTGAGTTGTGACATCATCAGATTTACTCTGACCCTGCATCAATTCTTTTTCCTGTTCTTTAGTTTGTACATCAGACTCATTTATTTCATGTCTAGCCACTCCTAAAACATTATTGGGCTGAATGAGTGTGTCAAACTCGCCTCCAAAAGGCATGTTCCCATCGCATACTGGAAATACTTGCGTGGGCAGTACATCTTTACATTTAATCTCACCATGCATCTCTGGCAGTACTCTGCTAGTCCCGGCagaaacatctccaccctgccCCATTGGTAGTTCCTCATCCGTGGAACCATTTATATCATGCACTACAGTGGGTTCTACATCCATGTACAGCTTGCCATTACATTTCACAGGTAGTGTCGTATCTCTCAGATCATTTCCACCATGCACCACTGCCAGTGTTGCTTTTTGGGAATCATTTTCAGTATGTGAGATCTCTGGTAGTGTCTCAGCCTCAGACGTGTTCCCATCACACACCACGGGTGGTGTTTTATCCCCTGAATCTTCTCCGCAAATCACCGCTGGTAGGGTCTCATTTCTAGTATCATTCCCATCCTGCATTGCAGTTCGCACCTGGTCTTTGGTATTTCCATAATCTCTGGGAACATTTTCACTGTGCACTGCTTTGAGTGCCTTATCGTTATCAATGAAATCCTTCCCAACATGCACAGCAGTTTGTGCTTTAGTAATTTCCTTGTTTGTGGTATCTTTCCCAGCATGCACTGCTTCTGGTTTTGCTGGTTCAACAGAATCCTTCACGTTGTGATCTGCTTTGTGCAACTCCTCTTTTGACTCACTGCCATCACAGATGACAACGTGAGCCCCATCTCTGGCTTCATTTGCATTACGCTCAGCTGTGTCAGGCATATTGGCAGCATCACCATCCATCTGCACTTCTGTGCATGGCATTGTTTTGACTGAATCGTTATCTTTAAGTTGTTGCTCCTTATTGACATCCTTAGAGCCCATGGTTTTAAGACACACTGCGCTTGGTTCTCCATCACCCatcatctcctcctccttttgGAGGAGCTTTTTGTTGTTGCCTTCCAAAACCGGAGCAGTTTGAGTCTCCAGGAGCGTTTTGTTGTTGCCTTCCAAAACCTGAGCAGTTTGAGTCTCCAGGAGCGTTTTGTTGTTGCCTTCCAAAACCTGAGCAGTTTGAGTCTCCAGGAGCGTTTTGTTGTTGCCCTCCAAAACCTGAGCAGTTTGAGTCTCCAGGGGCTTTTCTTGATGAATGTACACACTTGCTGCCTGTTCACACAAAAGTATGTACGATCGATCACTTTCCAAAGTTCTTTCGTAAGGGGACACACCATTTTGGAGGGTACCCTTGCTGTCATTCTCATGGTTGTTGGTTTCATAGTCTTCATCATCACCCAGGTCACTTGATTTTTCTGACATCGCGCTGTCCACACGGTCTCTGTAAACCTGTAGAGAAAGAGAACACCAAGATAAATCAATTAATCAttgcaacaacaaacaaaaaaagtctACAAAAGATTTATTGGAAAACATATGTGgtttaaatatataatatatttgttTTCCAACCTTTAACTCAACATTTGTACTTTGTTGTGGACAAGAGATGGTTTCATTGTGCAGGCCAGTTGCTGGTAGGTATGATGGATGATTTTTCAAATCTATTCTCCGCTTAGACTCTGTGTCGAGAGAGTCTAGCGCAGTTGAGGTTGTTTTCATTGAAAGGTCCAATACCTCAGCTTCCAAGCTTAATGGTTGTGCTTTTTCTTTACCCATTTTACTAAGGTCCAAAACGTCAGGTTCTGGTATCCTGGAGAGGGCTATATAAGCAGGGGAACTTGTCTTGGTCCCAAGTGGAACCTGGGCTGGTACCATTCCATGAGCCACTTCTATAGAATCCTTTTTTTCCAAACATGTTAGACTTGAGTCTGCCTGGCAGAACCTCGCAGTGGACCTACTGTAGAAAAGACCTATCCACATGTGGATAATGAGCTGAACCTGTTCCTTTGTGTCCTTAATGTCAAAATCCCATGGGCTGTACAGAGAGGGAGTGCAGAGGGATGAAGGGAAAGGACAGAGAAAAATCAGAGTTTTAATTTGCAAATCCAGGCAAAACAATTAGTCAACCACTGTGAGTAATATAGTATCAGCTTTTGGTCTCTAGCAAACTCTTCAGTTATCCTTTCTTCTAGCTACTGTATGCATAACTAATCAAACTGAAGACATTAGTATTTAAGTTAGTGATTGTAAGTACATACCCATGTAGGGCTCTAATAACTGTTTTATCCTTAGGGTCGTTGGTAAACTTGCTGTCTGAATTAAAGTTATAGTTTTCCTTCCACAGTCTTGTCACTTGAACTGAGCCATCTTTTTCAATGAACCGCCGGAAGCGATGGAACTTCTGCCTGCACCCGATTCCTCTGCTCAGGGATTCCCGAGCCAATCCCGGTTCCTTCCTGTTCTGGTCCTTCTGCTGATACAGGAAGGCCCGTAGTGTTTGAGTTCCGTCAGCAAAGATATCCTTGCGATGCTGCTGAAGTCCCTCCGAAATGGGGACTTGAACGATTGAACCTGACAAACCCAATAGTAGAGAGGATGGCGGCAGTGAGTATGAATGCTCTTGTGAGACTAACACAACCCGCTCCCCACTCCCCACCACCAGCCCCTTGGGTGACGGAGACTGAGGGGGGAGTTTAAGCCTAGCAGCAGAAGGGTGCTTCAGCAGAGCAGGAAGGACAAACTCTGGCTCACCATCTGGATCATGAGGAGAGATGCCATCTTTGACACTGTTGTCACTTATCACCAAACTTGGGTGGTCATCTTGTTTCTCAAGAGCCTTTGGGTCTGACTGTTGTTCTAGTACCTTGTCATTACTGGTACTGCGAGCCAAATCGGCCAATAGGGTCAGAGACTCTGCAGGTGGGCACGATACAGCGCTGGCACCTTCGCAGGGCCTACTCCTACTGACAACACGGCTGACATCCGGGTCAAGTATCACTAGTTGGGAGGATATAGCTACTGTCTCCCTTTCTAAAGCAGCTGGTGAGCGATAATGCAACCACCCTGTAGAAACAAAAGACACAAAGGAGCGCATGGTGATGAGCAATACCTACATGGCTGTAAAGCAGTCCCCCTGCATGCATATTGTTTAGTAAagatctttatttttattttttttacttttttgaaGTTGATAATGTTTTTCTTGCAATAGTAAGAAATATCCTCGCCAACCCACTGAACCTAATTTTAACACGATCTGTAATAGATGCAACGTTATGTTCAACAGGGGGACCGCAGCAATAGGGGAGCTAGCCAATCAACACACAGCAAGATGAGTCAGAGGCGCCAGCAagaggtcccagatctgtttgtgctgtcttgccacgTGCGTTACAATGACCGTAGGGGAtggcacaaactgatctgggaccaggcaagcAAGAGGCCATTAGCACGTTACTTCAGAATGCCGCTTTGCAGTTCAGATGAAGAAGGAAATATAGAAACGGAATCGTCAGGAATTCAAGACAACCGGATTATTTCGGGCATATTTCAACATTTCAGCGCATATATTAACTGTAATCACAAGTCAATGATGAAGAACATTGCTATCTAATTTAGCATTTGGGTTTAATGAGAACAAAAGAAAATCCATCTGCATGTTCTGTTATTTGCATAACGTGTGAAGTTCACAACAACCACGAACTTCCCCAAAAGGAACTTACATTTTTTCCTAATGGAGTCTGCGTGTTCGTGTGTCTTTTTGAATGGTCTCCTCTGACTCGCCAAGATGATTGCTGTTGAAGGTGAGCTAGGCAACGCCTCAGACGTTTGGTCAGATGTGGCTTGAGGTGGTACCAGGTCCAGTCTGCTCTGAATATCTTTCTTTAATGGAATATCACTTTTTTCCGGAGATTTGTCCACATCATTATGCAACTCCGTAGGAGTCAAGCCTAATGCTAGTGCAAACTTTGGGTCTAGGCCAAATGCCTGTTCCTTTGCAACTTCAACAGCACCTGTGGTTCTGTCTGGGTTGGCTTTGTTGATATTAACATTTTCCATTTCATCCATGCCAGGAGTATCAGCCTTGCTTTTCTTGTTCACGGGTGATGTTTGATCTTCTGGAGCAGGATTGATGGGTTtatttctctttccccctcttgaAAGGACTGTCTTTAGTTGACTGAGGGATATTGCGACATATTGACGCTTCTTTTTGTGTTTTCCTGAGGAAGGAGAATCCGTGTCTTTGTTCAGGAGCAGTTCTGTGGGATTCAGAGAGGCCATCTTGCCTACATCAGCCATTTTGACCTCATGCAgactgtctttactgtctaacATCCCTATGGGCATATCATTGTTCTCATCTGACTTGTTCAACTCCAGGTTaggtccatctcctgtttctatGGGTTGGGGGACTTTGATACAAGCTTCAACCATCATCTCGTCAGCACATTGTTTGTGATCTAACACTTTCCCCTTAACTTTCAAAGATTCTATATCCTTGGCGATAACTTCTGAACCGTGAGGGACAAAAATTCTACCACATTCGGAGATGATTGCCTTCAAGTCCCATCGTTCGGTCTTCTTTTTCAAAGGATGGTCGTCATGAATCAAATCCATACTTTCTTTATTTCTCAATGGGTGATAGTGGATTAAATCCTTGCTTTTCATTTTCAATGGGGGATCTTGGATCAAATTCATCAATTCTCTTGGCATTTTCAATGGGTGAACTTGGGTCACATCCATCTTTTCCTTCTTTTTCAATGGGGGATCTTGGATCAAATTCATCAATTCTCTTGGCATTTTCAATGGGTGAACTTGGGTCACATCCATCTTTTCCTTCTTTTTCAATGGGGGATCTTGGATCAAATTCATCAGTTCTCTTGGCATTTTCAATGGGTGAACTTGGGTCACATCCATCTTTTCCTTCTTTTTCAATGGGGGATCTTGGATCAAATTCATCAATTCTCTTGGCATTTTCAATGGGTGAACTTGGGTCACATCCATCTTTTCCTTCTTTTTCAATGGGGGATCTTGGATCAAATTCATCAGTTCTCTTGGCATTTTCAATGGGTGAACTGGGGTTACATCCATCCTTTCCTCCTTTTGCAATGGGTTAACTTTAAATAAATCCATCCGTTCCTTCCTCTTTTTCAATAGGTAGACTTCACTTGAATCCATACTTTCCATgtcctctttttctttctcttcaAAGTCAGCCACTGTAGACCTCAAGATCCTTTTACAAAATccgctaaatctatgacgtttcCTTGGCCGTTTCCTCCAATCAGATATAGAGGAATGACTGACCTCTGTGGGTTTTGAAGGCTGATTGGCCTTGCCACGTTGTCCATTGAGAGCACTCCCACCCTTATCCTGTACTTTGGCGCAAGGCAAACTGGAGGAGTTATTTGTGGTGGACTCATTGTGAGGTAAAACAGTTGCAGTTCTTTCAGTGGCAGTGATGACTAACACTGTTGGGAGGTCACCTGATGCAGGTGAGTTTGAAACCTCTGTCACCTCTGTAGCCTTTTTCATCACTCTCATACTGGCTATTCCAAAAGCCTTTGACGACACTGCAAGCTGGGAAAGATCAGAGGGAACCTCCTCTTGCACCTCCTTCTGAGGCAAAGTTCTCCTATTAACCTCTACGCCTGCCTCTGGTGCCTTGCTGTTGGGCTTGGTCGCCAGGGCCGGACTGGGTTTCCTCAAGACCTCTGCAGAGACTGGAGGCTGTGAAACACCAGAGGGCATATCCTTTTGCACCTCCTTCAGGGACAAGTTAGTCTCTTCCTTCGCTACTCCTACCTCTGGTGCGTTGCAGTCTGCCTTGCCCAATGCTGCCAGGTCAGCTTTCCTCAAGTCCTCTGCAGAGACTGCAGGCTCTAAAAGATCAGAATGCACCTTTTCTTGTACATCAACTTCAACCTCCTCTGGGATCAAACTTGTCCCTTCATCCTCTGTTCTTACCCCTGGTGCATTACAGTCAGCCTTGGTCTTCCCAGGTTTTTCAGAGTCATCTGCCGACACAGAAGGCTGAGAAAGATTAGAGGTGAGCTCCTCCTGCACCTCTTTTGGAGGCAAAGTTGTCCCTGGTGCTTTACTGTGTGCCTTGTTCAAGCCAGGTTTCGCAAAATCCTCTGCAGGGATTAGAGGCTTGCTAACATCAGAGGGCAACCTTTCTTGCACTTCCTTCAAAAGCAAGTTATTCCCTTCCTTTACTGCTTTGTCTGGTGCATTACTGTCTTCCATAGTCTTACCAGGTTTCTCAAAGTCCTCCATTGACACTGCAAGTGCTTTACTAAAGTCAGCTGTGTCTCCTGGGGACTTTCCCCCTGACTGCTGCTCCTCTGGGCCACCCAGACTAGCAGGACTCATGGGGGACCCCTCTGGAGATGACAGACAGTAGTAGACATCATCATCCGGCTCATCTCCTCGCTCCTCTCGCCCTGCCACCAGAAGCTCCGTGGCTCTGGACACCGACAGCTCAAAGGAGCCCGGCTGGTGGAAATAAGATTTGAGACGTTTCCATCCCATCTCAGTCCACTTGGGGGCGGAGTATAGGTATTTGAGGGCGTCGGGAACATCAAACTGATCTGGGAAGATGCTGGCCTCCCTGGATGGACTGATGGTAAGCCCAGGGTGGATGAGGGAAGCGTAGCTCTGGATATGCTGCTCTAGTAAACCACGTAGCTCCCCGCTTGGTGAAGGGAGGCACTTTTCCACCTCTGTCTCTGCGTAGTTCAGTGCTGGCACCACCTGGAGGCACTCTGGTGAGAGGAAGTGCTTCTTCCAGCAGACCTTGGTGTCTGtggtaaaaaaatacatttaaaattaaTATGGCATTACATAAAGATACATTACAAAAGATTAGATAAAAATCACTACTGTATACAAGGGCATAAGTGTTCACAAATTAAAGTTGGCCACACACCTCTATGTATAGCTCTGGAGTCTGGAAACACAAACATCCCCTGCAATACCTCTGGCTTACTGGACCCAGTATCTGGAAATATACAATTATAATGTCACGTTAGAAGCTAAATATCTATCTACAATATCTAAATACAGTATGTTGTGTATACAGGTTCTGTCTTACCTTCATATGTGAGGAAGTGAGATGAATGTAACAGTATAAGAAAACCATTATCATTCAGTTGTATTGTGAGGGCCTGTTAGTAAGAAAAATATAATTAATTTGAATCAAAGTCTGACAAGGCAACAACATACTGCATTCCGTTCTTTCAATAGTCCGTGAGCCAAATTTCAAAACAATGAAAGCTCACCAGGTCTTTCTCCTTGAGGCCCTGtgtgagctgagagagagaggtgtcttcaGCCTCACTGGGTGAAAGCTCATACAGACTACAACCCATTCCTTCCAGAGACACTGAAAAACAGTACATCTCAATATAATAAATTACTCCTAGTGTGTAAAGTTAGTTATTGcaagaaaatacaaaatacagaAAAAAAGGTGATAATTTAGACATTCAGCATTCCATTGTAAAGAACGAAAAATAAACCTGTGTAAAGCTAAtataatatgccatttagcagaagcttttatccaaagtgactcacagtcatgcgtgcatacatttcaTGCATGGGTGgccccgggaatcaaacccataaTCCTGACGTTGCAAGCGTCATGCTCTACCACTGAGCCATACACACTCAATAAATTCTGTTATCAAAGCTGAATAAATAAACAGTTTCATCTTTATTCAGATAAGCAACACCTAAACATTTCCTGAGAAGGTTTTGTTTGTGGTGACACTGCTCAAACAAAATGCTATCAAAATGAAACCCCCTTTTGAGTACATTTACaaaacttcttcgggatcggtgtcaTTTCCAcgagacggttgagctaatgcgattagcatgagattgtaagtaacaagaacatttcccaggacatagacatatctgatattggcagaaagcttaaattcttgttaatctaactgcactgcaatttacagtagctattacagtgaaataatatcatgctattgttcgaggagagtgcacaattttgaacatgaaaagttattaataaacaaattaggcacatttgggcagtcttgacacAAAGTGTTGAatagaaatacaatggttcattggatcagtggAAACTTTGCACATATACTGCTGcgatctagtggccaaaatcgaaattgcacctgggctggaatgatacattatggtctttctcttgcatttcaaagatgatggtacaaaaaaatacaaaagaatagTTGGTTtattctttgtattatcttttaacaGATCTATCATGTTATATtctcctttcacatttccacaaactgcaaagtgtttcctttcaaatggtgccaagaatatgcatatccttgcttcaggtcctgagctacaggcagttagatttgggtatgtcattttaggcaaaaattgaagaAATGGgtggatccttaagaggtttaatTTTAAACATGACTGTACCTTCACCGGAGAAACAGGTTTCAAATATAGCCTTCGGTAATTTCTGCCTCAGATCTGACATTCGAATTGCTCCGTTAACTGACATCATTGTTGGACTGCAATCAACCAAAAGGAAGGAAGTGTGATTCATGTGACATTCTCAAGTTATGTTACCACATAAAAACAGAATAAAATGGTGAGGTACTGAAATGTGCTTTTAGATTTTCCCGTTGCGTTTTTCAAtggtgtgccctactgaacacgaCCCACACCCAAGTCAATTGGAGATAGATTTAGAAGATATTTTTTAAAGTCATATCATAGGGAGAGACAGTACACCTTCACAGGGTTGCATTGAACTTACAGTTTAGCTGGGATTAGGGGTCCTGTGCTGGACTTCAGACCCACATGGTAGATTTGAGAGCTGATTTGGAGCTGGCCCCTCCACGGATAGTAGTGAAAGACTGTAATCGCATTCCGTTAccattatcagaacattatccAAAAGCACCAGTGCAGTGTTACAATACACACAAAAAGTCAAATTCATATGGATAAAACACTAGACAAAGACACATTGAAAAGTAGCCTTCAGTTCATTGCTCACCTGTTTTTTCTTCCTCACTAAAAAGACAGggagacatttttattttattaaatcaTGATAACAGTTTAATTCCTTTTTTCACCTAATATTTTCTATTGAGCATAATGTCGTTTGTGACAAACCCCacgaggggaaagagggaagtgtaccttttctccttctcctctgatGCGGGTGTCTTGGTATCCCAATAGGAGAAAGCCACGATAGCGAATGGGCAGACATGGCTGGGAGGCTGGACTGCCCTTCCAACAGGCAGCTCATACATGTAGTACTGCAAAGACCAACACAAATCTCGTCAGCTTTGCTATTGTGTTGTATTTATCACTACTGTATCTGCAGGTGTATTTCATCAACTTTGCTAAATGCCTGTGGCAACATAACACACcatgtgagagggagggatgatggtg from Oncorhynchus masou masou isolate Uvic2021 chromosome 22, UVic_Omas_1.1, whole genome shotgun sequence harbors:
- the LOC135508980 gene encoding uncharacterized protein LOC135508980 isoform X4; its protein translation is MESDNGAVREGVLVPVLPGSKKFDNSIRPPLQNSYMYKESKQSFRYNSAFLINNATLQERYEAFRTKRRDMGYTEEEMEESYGFLLFDDENKANRVGETGVVPGHSTCTTLGDPSKGVYVSKYSDCLDLNRWYHGKSGYIAIIRLTKGRVREVTENYTVNYTSPSNGFDCHVSEQLSSVSANTSSFLAFERTQYYMYELPVGRAVQPPSHVCPFAIVAFSYWDTKTPASEEKEKSEEEKTVFHYYPWRGQLQISSQIYHVGLKSSTGPLIPAKLPTMMSVNGAIRMSDLRQKLPKAIFETCFSGEVSLEGMGCSLYELSPSEAEDTSLSQLTQGLKEKDLALTIQLNDNGFLILLHSSHFLTYEDTGSSKPEVLQGMFVFPDSRAIHRDTKVCWKKHFLSPECLQVVPALNYAETEVEKCLPSPSGELRGLLEQHIQSYASLIHPGLTISPSREASIFPDQFDVPDALKYLYSAPKWTEMGWKRLKSYFHQPGSFELSVSRATELLVAGREERGDEPDDDVYYCLSSPEGSPMSPASLGGPEEQQSGGKSPGDTADFSKALAVSMEDFEKPGKTMEDSNAPDKAVKEGNNLLLKEVQERLPSDVSKPLIPAEDFAKPGLNKAHSKAPGTTLPPKEVQEELTSNLSQPSVSADDSEKPGKTKADCNAPGVRTEDEGTSLIPEEVEVDVQEKVHSDLLEPAVSAEDLRKADLAALGKADCNAPEVGVAKEETNLSLKEVQKDMPSGVSQPPVSAEVLRKPSPALATKPNSKAPEAGVEVNRRTLPQKEVQEEVPSDLSQLAVSSKAFGIASMRVMKKATEVTEVSNSPASGDLPTVLVITATERTATVLPHNESTTNNSSSLPCAKVQDKGGSALNGQRGKANQPSKPTEVSHSSISDWRKRPRKRHRFSGFCKRILRSTVADFEEKEKEDMESMDSSEVYLLKKRKERMDLFKVNPLQKEERMDVTPVHPLKMPRELMNLIQDPPLKKKEKMDVTQVHPLKMPRELMNLIQDPPLKKKEKMDVTQVHPLKMPRELMNLIQDPPLKKKEKMDVTQVHPLKMPRELMNLIQDPPLKKKEKMDVTQVHPLKMPRELMNLIQDPPLKMKSKDLIHYHPLRNKESMDLIHDDHPLKKKTERWDLKAIISECGRIFVPHGSEVIAKDIESLKVKGKVLDHKQCADEMMVEACIKVPQPIETGDGPNLELNKSDENNDMPIGMLDSKDSLHEVKMADVGKMASLNPTELLLNKDTDSPSSGKHKKKRQYVAISLSQLKTVLSRGGKRNKPINPAPEDQTSPVNKKSKADTPGMDEMENVNINKANPDRTTGAVEVAKEQAFGLDPKFALALGLTPTELHNDVDKSPEKSDIPLKKDIQSRLDLVPPQATSDQTSEALPSSPSTAIILASQRRPFKKTHEHADSIRKKCSIVQVPISEGLQQHRKDIFADGTQTLRAFLYQQKDQNRKEPGLARESLSRGIGCRQKFHRFRRFIEKDGSVQVTRLWKENYNFNSDSKFTNDPKDKTVIRALHGPWDFDIKDTKEQVQLIIHMWIGLFYSRSTARFCQADSSLTCLEKKDSIEVAHGMVPAQVPLGTKTSSPAYIALSRIPEPDVLDLSKMGKEKAQPLSLEAEVLDLSMKTTSTALDSLDTESKRRIDLKNHPSYLPATGLHNETISCPQQSTNVELKVYRDRVDSAMSEKSSDLGDDEDYETNNHENDSKGTLQNGVSPYERTLESDRSYILLCEQAASVYIHQEKPLETQTAQVLEGNNKTLLETQTAQVLEGNNKTLLETQTAQVLEGNNKTLLETQTAPVLEGNNKKLLQKEEEMMGDGEPSAVCLKTMGSKDVNKEQQLKDNDSVKTMPCTEVQMDGDAANMPDTAERNANEARDGAHVVICDGSESKEELHKADHNVKDSVEPAKPEAVHAGKDTTNKEITKAQTAVHVGKDFIDNDKALKAVHSENVPRDYGNTKDQVRTAMQDGNDTRNETLPAVICGEDSGDKTPPVVCDGNTSEAETLPEISHTENDSQKATLAVVHGGNDLRDTTLPVKCNGKLYMDVEPTVVHDINGSTDEELPMGQGGDVSAGTSRVLPEMHGEIKCKDVLPTQVFPVCDGNMPFGGEFDTLIQPNNVLGVARHEINESDVQTKEQEKELMQGQSKSDDVTTQSSTTFPPGSQHSQDETLERLTGQVEIPLIPSEDIAHTDVLHSIGEASEMAQGQVEIPFIGVEIPFIGVEKNSQDINYTEVHDSPPSQKETLITVCDSANVLSGELLAKIFSKGTESVSRCPTVDEVLYGSIPIPDICSASLAICDDDGVSKPLGTGEGYGRCPTPTEDEPPFVPGFSCDHHTPNTVLLPDAKDTNSPNLDSGLTLIENEKDHHEPSLSLYKARAATGLHNLHKSSNNNKPNNLEAIDNRFSQLLADPRKNPIATSTPLNTPSSSLKERSDDDPYSNTRLSAVEPDLHAHSSRHALHSFSYSFPNTHCSLTEKAAFSVPSIHPEVLSNETTLAGNFSEIALERETCLRPDLSELILQSTRLSIPASSEPTAAPQNFSVHSFTQPQPNSQKPAMIVNVSTNEDSRGQYNWEEGQTDIDPMSSDVLKSKQTDTPVRSNTNVHPYNTQYATEMRQIAGLQDYEDVMADENVMGDDEDVMGENEAPSVDKDNIESSLETNWISDDKHLRSKFRLNKTRLDFINSLRQSQEWEQREFDAVLDFNKQGTSSSVTIQSEESDKILSHMEENQQEWLKYCRAKRSGSQKDMTKEEDSSVAKPRLVTVLDHKGNRITYENYPVLKPTASMHTWTVPDSNRQGLSSFLEFSKRWDDTHNADESDLTQSSMDLETLIFSERMNQMLKSKSSSSSRYIRSRHRRSNVEERASTSSPAVTVHFSSLQEDQDGSEEHWEAIPSLAGQKIRVEMPERMAMPEEIDGEPQHLKKLSCTKGSEMTHVKVSDLVVDSFRVYHAMMTEVCAGKKYPSRTERLKREDTKRNSSPKSRAPSKDKDFCGQMKEDMYDSLHDNLNSVVRQSCKNKFRFYILVTSSDPFFRETKELLEAEGHIAVEQSQFCLGKDSPLCPLHIILRNEDIAEHICEVPHLLELKKSQNVLFAGIDRPDDIVNLTHQELFSKGGFVVFEGAALHTLSLSNMKKMSGFLEGLSKKGKWKWLLHYRDSRKLKENARSSAEAQGKKIFMDICQEAGMVEVLPYHECDVISRERPNYLHCLVRLQVQNVSARLPVFITDTTADKAFAKHGIFTMNINSFLLISQSDTCTIS